The proteins below are encoded in one region of Dasypus novemcinctus isolate mDasNov1 chromosome 13, mDasNov1.1.hap2, whole genome shotgun sequence:
- the DCST2 gene encoding DC-STAMP domain-containing protein 2 isoform X2, which yields MPKVPKDAVLTLEEEMPSTGRAVVRSLAGFALGLCLATTYGLLELLVSRHSPWSCLVGTLTLAAFLSLGLGFSRQVRVTVFLLLPQAFSRQSRTLLLLAAFGLVLQGPCANTLRNFTRASEAVACGAELALNQTVEVLERAKQPLLSALTKVKAIAQKAKVVADRIRNFFRSIMDGVKHIARALRNVWHWLMHIGEVCNSELSTPYSKCAWIFDHAKDNCMEAIPRAYHLCYMLMPFKLTLCGLARAAQIFCVIPRYVQPFLRQTIGIPVKRLIDRVRREFEFNMTATHRFSVKLNASRSLSQVAMDLGEAISVKLYSAREVLALMGYTMPLLVTILYLEALFYRYCYLNHDSFDNVYITSRFLRMEAVRAKVDLPTVLPLTAHETSRYIQPGPVIISITVEGTGFTGRIFQDLVSAFDVLQQGNISILSQRCALHPSEPDPRGYMVIGVMYGLCFFVTLFGNYISRLRRVICASYYPSREQERIAYLYSILLSRRTNLTAVLHRAVRRRAADQGQMSVLSVLTRRCPFLAPFLSYFLPHQTYCLGCERSPDEGDTQNFVSCSTPGCRGFFCPTCFSLLKNTCSVCVSALTYLGDLDLELDSSDEEGPHRWLAAAQRQGPEKEWLLQQQFPEAPGRPPSSDSSSESSNPDGEKAPQGRQKPQPEARQAAGPPMPSEPHWQPQKPPAPRAAPSPGSAPPVPLTPLPDRSHPPPK from the exons ATGCCCAAAGTCCCCAAGGATGCTGTGCTTACCCTGGAGGAAGAGATGCCCAGCACGGGCCGGGCGGTGGTCCGCAGCCTGGCAGGCTTTGCCCTGGGCTTGTGCTTGGCCACGACCTATGGGCTCCTGGAGCTGCTGGTGTCACGGCACAGCCCCTGGAGCTGCCTGGTGGGCACCCTCACTTTGGCCGCCTTCCTTAGCCTGGGCCTGGGCTTCTCCCGCCAAGTACGAGTCACCGTCTTCCTGCTGCTGCCCCAGGCCTTCTCCA GACAGAGCCGGACACTGCTGTTGCTGGCTGCCTTTGGGTTGGTGCTGCAAGGGCCTTGCGCCAACACTCTCCGCAACTTCACCCGGGCCAGCGAGGCCGTGGCCTGCGGGGCGGAGCTGGCCCTGAACCAGACCGTTGAAGTGCTGGAGCGGGCCAAGCAGCCCCTACTCA GTGCCCTGACCAAGGTTAAAGCCATTGCCCAGAAGGCCAAAGTGGTGGCTGACAGGATCCGCAATTTTTTTCGGTCGATCATGGATGGCGTGAAGCATATAG CCAGGGCCCTGCGGAACGTGTGGCACTGGCTGATGCACATCGGTGAAGTGTGCAACTCCGAGCTGAGCACCCCTTACTCCAAGTGCGCGTGGATCTTCGACCACGCCAAGGACAACTGCATGGAAGCCATCCCGCGAGCCTACCACCTGTGCTACATGCTCATGCCCTTCAAACTGACGCTCTGTGGCCTCGCCAGGG CGGCCCAGATCTTCTGCGTCATCCCGCGGTACGTCCAGCCCTTTCTGCGCCAGACCATCGGCATCC CGGTGAAGAGGCTGATCGACCGGGTGCGTCGGGAGTTTGAGTTCAACATGACAGCCACCCACCGCTTCTCTGTGAAACTCAACGCCTCTCGGAGCCTGTCGCAGGTCGCCATGGACCTCGGGGAAGCCATCAGCGTGAAGCTGTACAGTGCCCGAGAGGTGCTGGCCCTGATGGGCTACACCATGCCTCTGCTGGTCACCATCCTCTACCTCGA AGCCCTGTTTTACCGGTACTGTTACCTGAACCACGACAGTTTCGACAACGTCTACATCACCAGCCGGTTCCTGCGCATGGAGGCTGTGCGCGCCAAGGTGGACCTGCCCACGGTGCTGCCCCTCACCGCCCACGAGACCAGCCGCTACATCCAGCCAG gccctgtgatAATATCCATAACCGTGGAGGGGACGGGCTTTACCGGGAGGATTTTCCAAGACCTGGTATCAGCATTTGATGTCCTACAGCAGGGCAACATCAGCATCTTGTCGCAGCGCTGCGCCCTGCATCCCTCGGAGCCTGACCCCCGTGGTTACATGGTCATCG GTGTCATGTATGGCCTGTGCTTCTTTGTCACTCTGTTTGGCAACTATATCAGTCGGCTGCGGCGGGTCATCTGTGCCTCCTACTACCCATCCCGGGAGCAG GAGAGGATCGCCTACCTGTACAGCATACTTCTGAGTCGCCGAACCAACTTGACGGCTGTCTTGCACCGAGCAGTGAGGCGGCGGGCAGCTGACCAGGGCCAGATGAGTGTCCTCTCTGTGCTGACCAGGCG GTGCCCCTTCCTGGCTCCGTTCCTCAGCTACTTCCTGCCGCACCAGACCTACTGCCTGGGCTGTGAGCGGTCCCCGGATGAAGGAGACACACAGAATTTTGTGTCCTGCAGCACCCCAGGCTGCCGAG GTTTCTTCTGCCCCACTTGCTTCTCCCTCCTGAAAAACacctgctctgtgtgtgtgtctgcccTCACCTACCTGGGCGACCTGGACCTGGAGCT GGACTCCAGCGACGAGGAGGGCCCCCACCGGTGGCTGGCTGCTGCTCAAAGGCAGGGCCCAGAGAAAGAGTGGTTACTGCAGCAACAGTTCCCAGAAGCGCCGGGCAGGCCCCCCTCATCGGACTCCAGCTCTGAATCCAG TAACCCGGATGGGGAGAAGGCGCCTCAGGGAAGGCAGAAACCCCAACCTGAAGCCCGCCAGGCTGCCGGCCCTCCCATGCCCTCTGAGCCCCACTGGCAACCTCAGAAACCCCCTGCTCCCAGAGCAGCTCCCAGCCCAGGTTCAGCACCTCCAGTCCCTCTCACCCCCCTTCCTGATCGCTCCCACCCGCCCCCAAAATAA
- the ZBTB7B gene encoding zinc finger and BTB domain-containing protein 7B isoform X1 — translation MGGKQAGGQVRQQDRTEQGPKPPGLAGDALLRIPRASAVPASGPDGREEKMGSPEDDLIGIPFPDHSSELLSCLNEQRQLGHLCDLTIRTQGLEYRTHRAVLAACSHYFKKLFTEGGGGMGMGVGGGGPAAGGAGAGVCELDFVGPEALGALLEFAYTATLTTSSANMPAVLQAARLLEIPCVIAACMEILQGSGLEAPSPDEDDCERARQYLEAFATATASGVPNGEDSPPQAPLLPPPPPPPRPVARRSRKPQKAFLQTKGARANHLVPEVPAVPTHPLTYEEEEVAGRVAGGGGGGLGDSYSPPPGTASPPEGPLSYEGYEGEEEEEELVYPPGSGLAPGGRPPLSPEELGSDDDADLMAYLSSLHPDTLPPGLDGQDKLVRKRRSQMPQECPVCHKIIHGAGKLPRHMRTHTGEKPFACEVCGVRFTRNDKLKIHMRKHTGERPYSCPHCPARFLHSYDLKNHMHLHTGDRPYECHLCHKAFAKEDHLQRHLKGQNCLEVRTRRRRKDDAPPHYPPPSAATPSPAGLDLSNGHLDTFRLSLARFWEQSAPAGPPVSTLGPPDDDEEEGAPTTPQAEGAMESS, via the exons GAGAAGATGGGGAGCCCTGAGGATGACCTGATTGGGATTCCCTTCCCAGACCACAGCAGCGAGCTCCTGAGCTGCCTCAATGAGCAGCGCCAACTGGGCCACCTCTGTGACCTCACCATCCGGACGCAGGGCCTCGAGTACCGGACCCACCGAGCCGTGTTGGCCGCCTGCAGCCACTACTTCAAGAAACTCTTCACCGAGGGTGGTggtgggatggggatgggggttgggggcggtgggCCGGCTGCTGGGGGAGCAGGAGCTGGGGTGTGCGAGCTGGACTTTGTGGGACCGGAGGCCCTGGGTGCCCTGCTCGAGTTCGCCTACACGGCCACCCTGACCACCAGCAGCGCCAACATGCCGGCTGTGCTCCAGGCCGCCCGGCTGCTGGAGATCCCGTGTGTCATCGCTGCCTGCATGGAGATTCTGCAGGGCAGCGGGCTGGAAGCCCCCAGCCCTGACGAGGATGACTGTGAGCGAGCCCGCCAGTACCTGGAGGCCTTCGCCACAGCCACggcctctggagtgcccaacggTGAGGACAGCCCTCCACAGGCGCCCCTCCTACCGCCGCCTCCTCCGCCCCCCCGGCCCGTCGCTCGCCGCAGCCGCAAGCCCCAGAAAGCTTTCCTGCAGACCAAGGGGGCACGGGCGAACCATCTGGTTCCCGAGGTGCCAGCGGTGCCCACGCACCCCTTGACCTACGAAGAGGAGGAGGTGGCAGGCAGAGTGGCCGGCGGTGGTGGCGGTGGGCTGGGGGACAGCTACAGCCCTCCCCCCGGGACAGCCTCACCCCCCGAGGGGCCCCTGAGCTACGAGGGCTATGAGggtgaggaagaagaggaggagctgGTCTATCCCCCAGGCTCCGGGCTGGCTCCGGGCGGCCGGCCGCCGCTGTCTCCAGAGGAGCTGGGCTCGGATGACGATGCCGACCTGATGGCCTACCTGAGCTCCCTGCACCCGGACACCCTGCCGCCGGGCCTGGATGGCCAGGACAAGCTGGTGCGCAAGCGCCGCTCCCAGATGCCCCAGGAGTGCCCGGTCTGCCACAAGATCATCCACGGCGCGGGCAAGCTGCCGCGCCACATGAGGACCCACACGGGCGAGAAGCCCTTTGCCTGTGAAGTCTGTGGCGTCCGCTTCACCCG GAACGACAAGCTGAAGATCCATATGCGGAAGCACACGGGAGAGCGCCCCTACTCGTGCCCGCACTGCCCAGCCCGCTTCCTGCACAGCTACGACCTCAAGAACCACATGCACCTGCACACGGGGGACCGGCCCTACGAGTGCCACCTGTGCCACAAGGCTTTCGCCAAGGAGGACCACCTGCAACGCCACCTCAAGGGCCAGAACTGCCTGGAGGTGCGCACCCGGCGGCGCCGCAAGGACGATGCGCCACCGCACTACCCGCCGCCCTCTGCCGCCACCCCCTCCCCCGCCGGCCTTGACCTCTCCAATGGCCATCTGGACACCTTCCGCCTCTCCCTGGCTCGATTCTGGGAGCAGTCAGCCCCCGCTGGGCCCCCAGTCTCCACCCTGGGGCCCCCTGATGATGACGAGGAGGAGGGGGCGCCCACCACGCCCCAGGCCGAGGGTGCCATGGAGTCCTCTTAA
- the ZBTB7B gene encoding zinc finger and BTB domain-containing protein 7B isoform X2 — MGSPEDDLIGIPFPDHSSELLSCLNEQRQLGHLCDLTIRTQGLEYRTHRAVLAACSHYFKKLFTEGGGGMGMGVGGGGPAAGGAGAGVCELDFVGPEALGALLEFAYTATLTTSSANMPAVLQAARLLEIPCVIAACMEILQGSGLEAPSPDEDDCERARQYLEAFATATASGVPNGEDSPPQAPLLPPPPPPPRPVARRSRKPQKAFLQTKGARANHLVPEVPAVPTHPLTYEEEEVAGRVAGGGGGGLGDSYSPPPGTASPPEGPLSYEGYEGEEEEEELVYPPGSGLAPGGRPPLSPEELGSDDDADLMAYLSSLHPDTLPPGLDGQDKLVRKRRSQMPQECPVCHKIIHGAGKLPRHMRTHTGEKPFACEVCGVRFTRNDKLKIHMRKHTGERPYSCPHCPARFLHSYDLKNHMHLHTGDRPYECHLCHKAFAKEDHLQRHLKGQNCLEVRTRRRRKDDAPPHYPPPSAATPSPAGLDLSNGHLDTFRLSLARFWEQSAPAGPPVSTLGPPDDDEEEGAPTTPQAEGAMESS, encoded by the exons ATGGGGAGCCCTGAGGATGACCTGATTGGGATTCCCTTCCCAGACCACAGCAGCGAGCTCCTGAGCTGCCTCAATGAGCAGCGCCAACTGGGCCACCTCTGTGACCTCACCATCCGGACGCAGGGCCTCGAGTACCGGACCCACCGAGCCGTGTTGGCCGCCTGCAGCCACTACTTCAAGAAACTCTTCACCGAGGGTGGTggtgggatggggatgggggttgggggcggtgggCCGGCTGCTGGGGGAGCAGGAGCTGGGGTGTGCGAGCTGGACTTTGTGGGACCGGAGGCCCTGGGTGCCCTGCTCGAGTTCGCCTACACGGCCACCCTGACCACCAGCAGCGCCAACATGCCGGCTGTGCTCCAGGCCGCCCGGCTGCTGGAGATCCCGTGTGTCATCGCTGCCTGCATGGAGATTCTGCAGGGCAGCGGGCTGGAAGCCCCCAGCCCTGACGAGGATGACTGTGAGCGAGCCCGCCAGTACCTGGAGGCCTTCGCCACAGCCACggcctctggagtgcccaacggTGAGGACAGCCCTCCACAGGCGCCCCTCCTACCGCCGCCTCCTCCGCCCCCCCGGCCCGTCGCTCGCCGCAGCCGCAAGCCCCAGAAAGCTTTCCTGCAGACCAAGGGGGCACGGGCGAACCATCTGGTTCCCGAGGTGCCAGCGGTGCCCACGCACCCCTTGACCTACGAAGAGGAGGAGGTGGCAGGCAGAGTGGCCGGCGGTGGTGGCGGTGGGCTGGGGGACAGCTACAGCCCTCCCCCCGGGACAGCCTCACCCCCCGAGGGGCCCCTGAGCTACGAGGGCTATGAGggtgaggaagaagaggaggagctgGTCTATCCCCCAGGCTCCGGGCTGGCTCCGGGCGGCCGGCCGCCGCTGTCTCCAGAGGAGCTGGGCTCGGATGACGATGCCGACCTGATGGCCTACCTGAGCTCCCTGCACCCGGACACCCTGCCGCCGGGCCTGGATGGCCAGGACAAGCTGGTGCGCAAGCGCCGCTCCCAGATGCCCCAGGAGTGCCCGGTCTGCCACAAGATCATCCACGGCGCGGGCAAGCTGCCGCGCCACATGAGGACCCACACGGGCGAGAAGCCCTTTGCCTGTGAAGTCTGTGGCGTCCGCTTCACCCG GAACGACAAGCTGAAGATCCATATGCGGAAGCACACGGGAGAGCGCCCCTACTCGTGCCCGCACTGCCCAGCCCGCTTCCTGCACAGCTACGACCTCAAGAACCACATGCACCTGCACACGGGGGACCGGCCCTACGAGTGCCACCTGTGCCACAAGGCTTTCGCCAAGGAGGACCACCTGCAACGCCACCTCAAGGGCCAGAACTGCCTGGAGGTGCGCACCCGGCGGCGCCGCAAGGACGATGCGCCACCGCACTACCCGCCGCCCTCTGCCGCCACCCCCTCCCCCGCCGGCCTTGACCTCTCCAATGGCCATCTGGACACCTTCCGCCTCTCCCTGGCTCGATTCTGGGAGCAGTCAGCCCCCGCTGGGCCCCCAGTCTCCACCCTGGGGCCCCCTGATGATGACGAGGAGGAGGGGGCGCCCACCACGCCCCAGGCCGAGGGTGCCATGGAGTCCTCTTAA
- the DCST2 gene encoding DC-STAMP domain-containing protein 2 isoform X1: protein MPKVPKDAVLTLEEEMPSTGRAVVRSLAGFALGLCLATTYGLLELLVSRHSPWSCLVGTLTLAAFLSLGLGFSRQVRVTVFLLLPQAFSRQSRTLLLLAAFGLVLQGPCANTLRNFTRASEAVACGAELALNQTVEVLERAKQPLLSALTKVKAIAQKAKVVADRIRNFFRSIMDGVKHIARALRNVWHWLMHIGEVCNSELSTPYSKCAWIFDHAKDNCMEAIPRAYHLCYMLMPFKLTLCGLARAAQIFCVIPRYVQPFLRQTIGIPVKRLIDRVRREFEFNMTATHRFSVKLNASRSLSQVAMDLGEAISVKLYSAREVLALMGYTMPLLVTILYLEALFYRYCYLNHDSFDNVYITSRFLRMEAVRAKVDLPTVLPLTAHETSRYIQPGSMYLSPWERFFYILAVFSLVRHLLLVLFLIFLDYAVFWVLDLARYHLQGDIVARSPVIISITVEGTGFTGRIFQDLVSAFDVLQQGNISILSQRCALHPSEPDPRGYMVIGVMYGLCFFVTLFGNYISRLRRVICASYYPSREQERIAYLYSILLSRRTNLTAVLHRAVRRRAADQGQMSVLSVLTRRCPFLAPFLSYFLPHQTYCLGCERSPDEGDTQNFVSCSTPGCRGFFCPTCFSLLKNTCSVCVSALTYLGDLDLELDSSDEEGPHRWLAAAQRQGPEKEWLLQQQFPEAPGRPPSSDSSSESSNPDGEKAPQGRQKPQPEARQAAGPPMPSEPHWQPQKPPAPRAAPSPGSAPPVPLTPLPDRSHPPPK, encoded by the exons ATGCCCAAAGTCCCCAAGGATGCTGTGCTTACCCTGGAGGAAGAGATGCCCAGCACGGGCCGGGCGGTGGTCCGCAGCCTGGCAGGCTTTGCCCTGGGCTTGTGCTTGGCCACGACCTATGGGCTCCTGGAGCTGCTGGTGTCACGGCACAGCCCCTGGAGCTGCCTGGTGGGCACCCTCACTTTGGCCGCCTTCCTTAGCCTGGGCCTGGGCTTCTCCCGCCAAGTACGAGTCACCGTCTTCCTGCTGCTGCCCCAGGCCTTCTCCA GACAGAGCCGGACACTGCTGTTGCTGGCTGCCTTTGGGTTGGTGCTGCAAGGGCCTTGCGCCAACACTCTCCGCAACTTCACCCGGGCCAGCGAGGCCGTGGCCTGCGGGGCGGAGCTGGCCCTGAACCAGACCGTTGAAGTGCTGGAGCGGGCCAAGCAGCCCCTACTCA GTGCCCTGACCAAGGTTAAAGCCATTGCCCAGAAGGCCAAAGTGGTGGCTGACAGGATCCGCAATTTTTTTCGGTCGATCATGGATGGCGTGAAGCATATAG CCAGGGCCCTGCGGAACGTGTGGCACTGGCTGATGCACATCGGTGAAGTGTGCAACTCCGAGCTGAGCACCCCTTACTCCAAGTGCGCGTGGATCTTCGACCACGCCAAGGACAACTGCATGGAAGCCATCCCGCGAGCCTACCACCTGTGCTACATGCTCATGCCCTTCAAACTGACGCTCTGTGGCCTCGCCAGGG CGGCCCAGATCTTCTGCGTCATCCCGCGGTACGTCCAGCCCTTTCTGCGCCAGACCATCGGCATCC CGGTGAAGAGGCTGATCGACCGGGTGCGTCGGGAGTTTGAGTTCAACATGACAGCCACCCACCGCTTCTCTGTGAAACTCAACGCCTCTCGGAGCCTGTCGCAGGTCGCCATGGACCTCGGGGAAGCCATCAGCGTGAAGCTGTACAGTGCCCGAGAGGTGCTGGCCCTGATGGGCTACACCATGCCTCTGCTGGTCACCATCCTCTACCTCGA AGCCCTGTTTTACCGGTACTGTTACCTGAACCACGACAGTTTCGACAACGTCTACATCACCAGCCGGTTCCTGCGCATGGAGGCTGTGCGCGCCAAGGTGGACCTGCCCACGGTGCTGCCCCTCACCGCCCACGAGACCAGCCGCTACATCCAGCCAG GCTCCATGTATCTGTCTCCGTGGGAGCGTTTCTTTTACATCCTGGCGGTCTTCAGCCTCGTCCGGCACCTCCTGCTCGTGCTGTTCCTCATCTTCCTGGACTATGCCGTCTTCTGGGTGCTCGACCTGGCCCGGTACCACTTGCAGGGGGACATCGTGGCCCGCA gccctgtgatAATATCCATAACCGTGGAGGGGACGGGCTTTACCGGGAGGATTTTCCAAGACCTGGTATCAGCATTTGATGTCCTACAGCAGGGCAACATCAGCATCTTGTCGCAGCGCTGCGCCCTGCATCCCTCGGAGCCTGACCCCCGTGGTTACATGGTCATCG GTGTCATGTATGGCCTGTGCTTCTTTGTCACTCTGTTTGGCAACTATATCAGTCGGCTGCGGCGGGTCATCTGTGCCTCCTACTACCCATCCCGGGAGCAG GAGAGGATCGCCTACCTGTACAGCATACTTCTGAGTCGCCGAACCAACTTGACGGCTGTCTTGCACCGAGCAGTGAGGCGGCGGGCAGCTGACCAGGGCCAGATGAGTGTCCTCTCTGTGCTGACCAGGCG GTGCCCCTTCCTGGCTCCGTTCCTCAGCTACTTCCTGCCGCACCAGACCTACTGCCTGGGCTGTGAGCGGTCCCCGGATGAAGGAGACACACAGAATTTTGTGTCCTGCAGCACCCCAGGCTGCCGAG GTTTCTTCTGCCCCACTTGCTTCTCCCTCCTGAAAAACacctgctctgtgtgtgtgtctgcccTCACCTACCTGGGCGACCTGGACCTGGAGCT GGACTCCAGCGACGAGGAGGGCCCCCACCGGTGGCTGGCTGCTGCTCAAAGGCAGGGCCCAGAGAAAGAGTGGTTACTGCAGCAACAGTTCCCAGAAGCGCCGGGCAGGCCCCCCTCATCGGACTCCAGCTCTGAATCCAG TAACCCGGATGGGGAGAAGGCGCCTCAGGGAAGGCAGAAACCCCAACCTGAAGCCCGCCAGGCTGCCGGCCCTCCCATGCCCTCTGAGCCCCACTGGCAACCTCAGAAACCCCCTGCTCCCAGAGCAGCTCCCAGCCCAGGTTCAGCACCTCCAGTCCCTCTCACCCCCCTTCCTGATCGCTCCCACCCGCCCCCAAAATAA